The Wansuia hejianensis genomic interval GAAAAGCCTGGCCAATATATATGCGGCAGGAAGCAGCACGAACATCTGGCGCGCCAGTGAATTGATCATACTGTAGACAGCATCCCCCAGCGCCTGGAGAACTGAACCGATAATGATACAGTATCCCGCGAAGATGAAGCTGAGGCTGATCGTGCGCAGGGCCGGGACGCCAATTGCGATCATGTCGGCGGAGGCATTGAAAATTCCCAGGAGCTTGTCTGGAATGAGCCAGAAGCAGAATATTCCGATGAGCATCAGGCAGCAGGCAGTCAATACGCTGAGCTGAACTGTTTTCTTAATTCTTTTTTTGTGCCTGGCTCCATAATTATATGCGACAATGGGAACCATGCCGTTATTCAGCCCGAATATGGGCATAAAGATGATACTGTTCAGTTTAAAATACACACCGAATACAGCCGCCGCCGTCGAAGAAAATTCCATTAGAATGAGATTCATTCCAAAGGTCATTACAGAACCGATACACTGCATGATAATTGAAGGGACGCCGATCTTATAAATTCCTCCGATAATTGCCCTCTTCGGGCGGAACTTCAACAGGCTGATATTAATTTCTTTGTTGAACTTCAGGTTGAAGATCAGAGCGAGGACGGCGCCGATTACCTGTCCCAGAACCGTAGCGGCCGCTGCACCGGCCACGCCCATCTTTGGAAGGCCGAAATAACCGAAAATCAGGATCGGATCCAGTATAATATTAATGACTGCGCCAACTGACTGTGAGATCATGGTGTAGAAAGTTTTGCCGGTTGAAGTTAAAAGGCGTTCCATGGTGATCTGTGTAAATACCCCGATACACAGAGTACAGCAAATCTGCATATACTGGACACCATAATTAAAAATTTCCGGGTCCGCGTTAGCAGTCTGCATAGCCATAAAAGGGTTTGCAAAAAAGAACATAGCAACAGCAAAGATTACACTGCTGGCTAAAGCCAGCACCACACCGTGGCGGGCCACGTCATTGGCTTTGCCGAATTCCTTTTCACCGAGGCTTTTGGAAAGAAGCGCATTGATACCGACGCCTGTGCCGGCGGCGATAGAGATCATCAGGTTTTGTATGGGAAAGACCAGGGAAACTGCTGTGAGAGCATTTTCACTGATTTGTGAAACGTACATGCTGTCCACGATATTGTAGAGAGCCTGGATCAGCATGGAAATAATCATCGGCAGAGACATCTGAAACAAGAGCCTGCCTATGGGCATGACGCCCATCTTGTTTTCTTTTTCTATGGTATTCATCAGGGGAAACCTCCTTTTCCTACGGTAAATATTCTATGAGAATACAAATATAATGTCAAGATCTATTGTGTTTTCTTGTCGAGATGGTGGATACCCGACCAATTGGAAGCAAAACCGAAATAGCATTTACTTTGCGGCGGAATTCAGCTATACTGCATGTAAAAGAGTTTACCGCGGGAGGGCTTTGCCATGGATGCATATGGAAGCTTTGCGATGGTCTATGATTTGTTTATGGATAATGTGGATTATGATGGCTGGAGTGATTATCTGAGAAAACTACTGCGCAGGTATGGAGTCGAGGATGGGCTTATTCTGGAACTGGGGTGTGGGACCGGAAGTATGACTGAGCGGCTGGCGGAGGCGGGATTCGATATGATTGGGGTGGATTGTTCCGGAGAGATGCTGGAGATCGCCCAGGAGAAGAAATGTGAATCGGGACTGGATATTTTGTATCTGGAGCAGGATATGCGGGAATTTGAACTGTATGGGACTGTGCGGGCAGTGGTGAGCGTCTGCGACAGCCTGAATTATATCCTGGAGGATGAGGAACTTGTGAAGGTGTTCCGGTTGGTGAATAATTACCTGGATCCGGGCGGGATTTTTCTGTTTGACCTGAATACGATTGATAAGTACAGGAAGATTGGGGACACTACGATTGCGGAAAACAGAGAGGAAGGCAGTTTCATCTGGGATAATTATTATGATGAGGATGAGGATATAAACGAATACCAGTTGACCATATTCCTGAGAGAAGGGGACGGTGACCTTTACAGAAAATATGAAGAGGTGCATTATCAAAGGGGCTATGAGCTGGAACGGATCAAAGAACTTCTGAAAGAGGCAGGCCTGGAATTCCTGGATGCTTTTGAAGCTTTTACAGAACACGCGCCGGACGGAGCCAGCGAGAGGATATATATCGCGGCCAGGGAGCAGGGGAAAAATTTGCAAAATCGCTCAGATTAAGGTAAACTGATATATGATAGTCAGGTACTGCAGAATACCCTGAAGATACTCTGGAGTATAGGTTGAGAAATGGAGAATGACAGATGGATTACATTGTAAGAGCGACGGCCGCAGGCGGACAGATCCGGGCTTTTGCGGCAACAGCGAGAGGGTTGGCTGAGAAGGCCAGGGCTTTGCATAATACCAGTCCTGTGGCGACGGCAGCCCTGGGAAGGCTTTTGACGGCCGGAGCCATGATGGGCGTTATGATGAAAGGCGACAAGGATATACTGACCTTGCAGATAAAAGGGAATGGGCCGCTGCATGGGATTACAGTGACGGCAGATTCCAAAGGCCGGGTGAAAGGATTTGTAGACAATCCGGAGGTCCTGATCCATGCCAATGAGCTGGGAAAGCTGGACGTGAGTGGTGCCATTGGTGCAGGTTATCTGACCGTTATAAAGGATCTGGGGCTGAAGGAGCCTTATTCGGGACAGATAGAGCTTCAGACCGGGGAGATCGGGGATGACCTGACTTATTATTTCGCGGTCAGCGAGCAGGTACCCTCTTCTGTGGGCCTGGGAGTTCTGATGGAGAAGAATAATACCGTGAAGCAGGCTGGTGGCTTCATCGTACAGTTAATGCCGGGGACTTCAGAGGAAGTGATTGAAAAGCTGGAGATGAACCTCTCACAGGTCACTTCTGTAACGCGGATGCTGGAGGCGGGATACACGCCGGAACAGCTTCTGGAGCAGCTGCTGCAGGGGATGGAACCGGAAATACTGGATACCATACCGGCTGAGTTTTACTGTAACTGCAGCAGAGACAGGATGGCCAGAGCACTGATCAGCATAGGGGCCAAGGAATTGCAGCGGCTGATTGATGAGGGAGAACCCATTGAGTTGAAGTGCCATTTCTGTGGCAGCGCGCATACATTTTTAATTCCTGAAATCAGGGATTTCCTCGACGCTGCAGGCGGAGAAGTGAAGCCTGAGAGATAAAAAAGATAGCTCCGGCAGCCGCTGGCAGCGGTAGGATTACGGAAAATAGCGGCGGCAGCCAGATAGGAAGGATTGAGATGAAACAGGGATTTATAAAGGTTGCAGCAGCCACGCCTAAGATTCTCGTGGCTGATTGTGTGGAAAATGCCGGATTAATTGTGGAAGAGATCCGGAAGATGGAGAATCAGGGTGCAAAGATCATGGTGCTGCCCGAACTGTGCATGTCCGGTTATACCTGTAGCGACCTGTTCTGGCAGGGACGGCTTTTAGATGAGGCCAGGGAAGGGCTCAGGCTGGTTTTGAGGGAGACCCGCGGGGTGGATGCGCTTATTTTTACAGGCCTGCCGCTGGAACATGGGGGAAAGCTCTATAATGCTGCGGCTGTTCTGAACAGGGGCCGTCTGCTGGGGGTGATTCCGAAGAAATATCTTCCCAATTATAATGAATTTTATGAATTGCGCCATTTTACGCCTGGTGAAGAGCGCGTGGAATGGATGGAGTGGGACGGCGAAAAGGTTCCTTTCGGCATGAATTTACTGTTTGCCTGCAGCATGATGCCACATCTGGTTGTGGCTGCGGAGATCTGTGAAGACCTTTGGGCGCCGGCTCCGCCGAGCGTGGCGCATGCGCTGGCCGGAGCTACGGTGATTGCCAATCTGTCGGCAAGTGACGAGATGACGGGGAAGGATGCTTACAGGAAGAATCTGGTGGCATCACAGTCGGCCAGGCTGATCTGCGGCTATATTTACGCGAGCGCCGGAGAGGGGGAGTCTTCTACAGATCTGGTGTTCGGAGGCCAGAACCTGATTGCGGAAAACGGAACGGTTATGAAGGAATCCAGACGTTTTGCCAATGAGATGATCTGCAGTGAGCTGGATGTGGACCGTCTGATCAGCGAACGCCGCAGGATGACTACCTATCCGGCCGCGGACAGGGAGCGTTATGTGACAGTTCCTTTTGAGCTGGAGATGGTTGAGACGGAACTGACCCGGTATTTTGATCCCAGGCCCTTTGTGCCTTCTGACAGAGCGAACAGGGACAAACGGTGCGATGAGATTCTGAGCATTCAGGCGATGGGGCTTAAGAAGCGTCTGGAGCATACGCTCTGTAAAAGTGCAGTGATCGGCATATCCGGCGGGCTGGATTCGACGCTGGCTCTGCTGGTGACAGCCAGGGCTTTTGACTTGCTGGAGATTCCCAGGGAAAATATCACTGCGGTTACCATGCCTTGTTTTGGCACCACCGACAGAACTTATCAGAATGCCTGCAGGCTGACACAGTGCCTGGGAGCCACGTTGAGAGAGATTGATATACGGGAGGCTGTGCAGGTGCATTTCCGGGATATCGGACAGGATATGGAGAAGCATGATGTGACTTATGAGAATGCCCAGGCCAGGGAGCGCACGCAGATTCTGATGGATATTGCCAATCAAACGGGAGGAATGGTGATCGGCACCGGCGACCTTTCTGAACTGGCCCTGGGCTGGGCGACCTATAACGGCGACCATATGTCCATGTATGCGGTGAATTGTTCTGTGCCAAAGACACTGGTGCGGCATCTGGTTCGATACTATGCGGATACCTGCGGAGATGGTGAGCTGGAGGAAATCCTCCTGGATGTGCTGGATACCCCGGTGAGTCCGGAGCTGCTGCCGCCGAAGGACGGTGTGATATCCCAGAAGACAGAGGAGCTGGTAGGACCTTATGAGCTCCATGACTTTTTCTTGTACTACATGCTGCGTGCAGGCTATGCGCCGGCGAAGATCTACCGGGTAGCCCGGCTGGCTTTTCGGGGGGAATACGATGCAGAAACGGTCTTGAAATGGATGAAAAACTTCTACCGGAGGTTTTTTACCCAGCAGTTTAAACGTTCCTGCCTGCCGGACGGGCCCAAAGTAGGCTCTGTGGCCGTGTCTCCGCGAGGGGATCTGCGGATGCCCAGCGACGGATGTGTCAGAATCTGGATGGATCAGATGGAAGCGCTTGAAGCAACAATGGAAAAATAAACGTAAAAAAGCTGCCGTGAAATTTTATGGCAGCTTTTTTACGTTTATTTTTTAGCACTATATGGAACGCTTCAGGCGTTCCTCCACTTCTGGATTCTTGTCGAGCAGAGCCGACAGGAAACGGGTCGCGCCTGTTCCGCGGCTCTTGTAGGACTGAACCAGGGTGAGACGCGCTTCTTTGGACAGGTGATCCGCGATACGTTCAAAATCCAATAATATATCGGTAAAAACGCAGCCTTCAGACACAGAGCAAAGACCCTGCTTCAGGCGGTTCAGGTGTTCTTCGCGGCTGTGGGCACATTCACGGATGATTTCATGCTCCAGGGAAACAATCTTAAAAGCAACCTTCGGGTCCTCTGTGTGGAAGCATTCGTCGGCCAGCTCCAGGATTTTGGCCATGCGCCCGTTGAGCACCTCAAGCTCCTTTCGGGCGTCCCCCGAGAAGGAATGCCCGGTTTCCCACAGACGCTTAAAGGAAACCACCATATGGTATATATGGTCGCTGATATTCTCATAGTTGGAAATCACATGCAGAAGCTGTGACAGCTCTTTACTTTCCGCTTCTGTCAGGCTTCGTGTGGAAAGCCTGGCGAGATAGGATTCAATCTCATCCTGATACCAGTCAACCTGTTCTTCAGCTTTATGTATGAGCTTTGCGGATTTGTCATTCCACTGGTCAAGCAGCCCGGCGGCGGCAGTAAAGGCTTCATTGGTAACATGTATGCACTCTATAGTCCGCTGGCGGCATTGTGCCAGAGCCAGGCTGGGGGTGGCCATAAGCCGTGTATCCAGAAGGGTTTCTTCCTGAACTGTACTTTCGCGGACAGTGATTCTCGCCAGTTTTTCCAGAAGCCTGGAGCATGGCAGGAGAATGGCCGCGCATGCAAACTTGTATCCGGAGTGGCAGATGGCGATTGTGACAGGGGTCGCTATCGCAGAAAGAAAGGGGAGCGCTCCTGCGGATCTGAGGATCATGTAGACGGGAAGGGCGATGAAAGCACCGATCACGTTGATATAAAGATCTACCACTGCAGTCCTTTTAGCGTTCTTGGAAGTACCCATGGAAGAAATCAGCACTGGTAATACCTGACCGATATTGATGCCCAGAATTAAGGGGATCACACTCTCGAAGGTGATTCCGCCCGCCAGCGCCAGTGCCTGAAGAACACCTACGGAAGCGGAGGAGCTCTGCATAATTCCTGCCATCAGGATTCCGACAGCCAATCCCAGGAAGGGATTGGTCAGAAGGTCAAACAGGCGCATGAATTCCGGGATCTGGCTGAGGCCGGACATGGAGCCGGACATGGTAGTCATGCCAAACATCAGGATAGAGAAGCCGAGTAAAATGGCTCCCACGTCTCTTTTATGTTCTTTTGACTGAAATCGGTATAAAATGATTCCTATGAATGCCAGAATTGCTGTGAAAGAAGCAGGTTTTAATAACTGAATCAGGAAACTGGCGCCGTCAATGCTGGTGAGGCTGATCAGCCACGCCGTGACTGTGGTGCCCAGATTGGAGCCTATCATCAGAGGAACTGCCTGGCCGAGGGCCATCATGCCGGAGTTAACGAAGCTGACTGCCATGACGTTGGTTGCGGTAGAAGACTGGATGACCATTGTGACCAGAAGGCCAACCATAAATCCGCGCATGGGATTGGCTGTCATGCGGGTAAGAAAATTCTTCATCTGATTGCCGGCACATTTTTTCAGGGCTTCTCCCATATAAGTCATACCGAACAGAAAAAGTGCAATTCCCCCGATACAGGATAAAACATTAAAAAAATCCATACATGCTCCTCTCGTCCCAAGAAATTACCTAAGGGACCGATTGAGATTTAACTTTAACTTTACTTAAAGTTAAAGTAATATTTATATTCTATAAAATCATACTTTTTTTCTGGGCTGTTGTCAATTTACCTTTTGATTTTTTTATAATTTCTTTTCAAATGAAAGGTTTTAGTATATCCTTATTTTAATAGCAAACAGATAATAACAAAAAGGGAGATTCCTTCTATGTCAAACCAATATAAAATAATCGATGAAAGGAACTGGAAGCGTGCCATGCATTGCAAGGTATTCAGAAACAGCGTGGAACCGGCATTCTGTGTGACTTTTGAACTGGATATCACGCATTTCCTTGAAGCAGTGAAGCGGGACAAAATATCTTTTACCATGGCTATGATATTAGCGGTATCCAAATGTGCGAATGAAATAGAAGAATTCCGCTGCCGTTTTGTAGATGGACAGCCTGTGCTGTTCGACCGGATCGATACGGCGTTTACCTATCTGGATAAAGAATCAGAGCTGTTTAAGGTTGTTCATGTGCCGATGGAGAAAACAATGGAAGCATATGCTGCAGCGGCGGCAAAAGCGGCTGAGGAACAGACAGAATATTTTACGGGTCCGCTGGGAAATGATGTGTTTCAGTTTTCGCCGATGCCATGGGTGACTTACACACACATTTCGCATACGAATTCCGGAAAAAAAGACAATGCAACTCCTCTGTTTGACTGGGGGAAGTATTTTGAAAGAGAGGGACGGATTCTTCTCCCATTCTCGGTACAGGCCCATCATTCCTTTGTGGACGGGCTTCATGTGGGCAAGCTGGCGGAGAAGCTGCAGCATTATCTGAATAAGTTGGGATATGGAACAGATGCGGCTTTAACGCTGCAGGTTCTGGAGGAGCGGTTCACGGTTTGTAAAGCAGAAGATTTTTCACAATTGGACCTGAGTGGGGAATATTGCTTTACCGCCCGTACAGATGAAGAATATTCTGTCGTCTGTGAGAGCAGTAAGGTGCCTCCGAACATAACGGAGCGGGAAGACGGCTGGAGATGCCTCCGCATGATGGGGCCGCTGGATTTCACGCTGACAGGAATACTGGCGAAGGTTTCTGCAATACTGGCCTCGGCCGGGATAGGGATATTTGCAGTGTCGACTTATAATACAGATTATATTTTTACGAAGGGAGAAAACTTTGACCGTGCAATCAGGGCGCTGGGGGAAAAGGGATATAAAATCAGTATACCATGCAGGGGTATATGACAAAAGAGAAAAATAGGGGAAGGGGGTATCATGAAGATTGCCGTGGAAGATATGGCGCCTGAACGGTAGTCTCAATGATCCGGTAACTCGGCGTTTGGAGAATGATCGAAAACATAATGTTATTATGACCAGATGGGAGGCGGAATGATGAAAAAGCTGAGTGAAATGAGCAATGAAGAGCTGTGGCAACTGTTCCCGATCTTTCTGACGGAGCATCGGAAGGAGTGGAAGGACTGGTATGAGGAAGAGCATGCGTATCTGGAAAGGATATTGCCGCCGCAGCTGGTGAAGAATATCAGCCATGTCGGAAGTACATCCGTGGATACGATCCGGGCAAAGCCGATTGTGGACATCCTTCTGGAGGTCGTGCCGGACTGTGATTTCAGCCAAATTGAAGATATGCTGGTCAGTCACGGGTATTTGTGCATGTCCCGTTCGGGGGACAGGTTTTCCTTTAATAAAGGCTATACGGAGAATGGGTTTGCAGAAAAGGTATACCACCTTCACCTGCGGCGGGAAGGGGATCACGATGAGATCTTTTTCCGTGATTATCTGAGAAAGCATCCGGAGGCTGCCAGGGATTATGAGAAGCTGAAGCTCACGCTGTGGAGGCGGTATGAGTATGACAGGGACAGCTATACGGAAGGGAAAACGGATTTTGTGAGAAAATATACCAGGCTTGCAAGGGAAGAGGCGAAAGGTTCATGCGCGGCTGTCATACGCCCGGCCCGTCTGAATGACGCGGAAACTCTGCTGGGGATATATGGGCCATACGTTCGGAATACCGCTATTTCTTTTGAATATAAAGTTCCGGGTGCAGAGGAATTCCAGAAAAGGATGGGTAAGATTGTGCAAAAATACCCGTTCCTGGTGGTGGAAGAAGATAAAAATATAATTGGGTATGCATATGCGTCGCCGTTTCATGAGAGGGAAGCATATGGCTGGTCGGTGGAGACGTCGATCTATGTTAAGCAGGGATTTCACGGGTACGGCCACGGGAAACGGCTGTATCGGGAACTGGAAAGAATTCTTCAGAAACAGCATTACCTGAATATGTACGCCTGCCTCGCTTTTACGGATCAGGAAGATGAGTATCTGACAAACGCAAGTAAAAGCTTTCATGAGTGCCTGGGATTCCGTACTGTCGGAAGATTCAGCCGGTGCGGATATAAATTTGGACGATGGTATGACATGATATGGATGGAAAAAATGATTGGTGTACATGGGAAACTGCCGGATGTGGTACTTCCGCCTCAGGCTGAGTTGAGCAATGATAACGGCGGGGCGCACTGTATGTAAACTGTTCCTGTTTTCGGAAGGGCAGAAGAAGTGTCCAGGTCTGGTTTCAGAAAAAGATGAAAGAGTCCGCCAGGGAGGAAGCTTGAGAGCTTCCCTTCTGGCAGACTCTTCTTTATTCTGCGCCTGTGCCGGCATCGGCTTTGGCAATTGCTGACTGAATCGCTTCCAGAAGTAGCATGGAGGTATATTTGTTCTCGTCAGAATAGGTTATGTTGTCTGTAGACTGGGAGAGATAAATCTGCTCTGCGATATCTTCGAGAGTAGGCTCCATCAGAGGATACATAACGGTAGCAGTCTCACTTAAGTTCACCAGTTCGATGGAATTGATATGATTCGCATCTACAGTGACCTGGACATCAAAGGAGTTGTCGTTCAGCTGAATCGTGGATGTATATACGCCGGGTATGTACAGGGTCTCTTCGGCCGGTTTGGCAGCAGTATCCTTTTTATCCTTTCCGCTGAACATGACAAAGACCAGGATGATCATTAATATGGCAAGCACAAGAAAGATAGCAGTATAGACAACTTCTTTCATATGTAAAACGACAATTTTGGTTTTGGAACTCATGGGCGGTAGACTCCTTTTCGCGTTTTCTATATATGATATGAGTCAGATACAGAAAGTATGACCATTTTGCAAAAAGAGTTTTGGAAGGAAGTCTTGCCGGTTTTTCAGCATATGGATGGGAAAACGGTTTTTCTGCCTGCCTGTTTATGGTACAATGGAAGAGTAATTGTGAACAGTTTTTGGGAAGGCAGGAGAATTAATTTGTCGCTGCAATTAATAGCCGGGAACAGTGGTTCCGGGAAATCACACTATATCTATGAGAAAATTATACGGGAGTCTGTGGAGCATCCGGAGCGGAATTATCTGATGATTGTTCCGGAGCAGTTCACTATGCAGACGGAGAAAGAACTGGTTTCGCTTCATCCCAGAAAGGGGATCCTGAATATCGATGTTCTGAGCTTTAACAGGCTGGCTTACCGCGTTTTTGAAGAAGTGGGGGGGAACACCCGTCCGGTTCTGGAGGAGACGGGAAAGAGCCTGGTGCTGCAGAAGGTGGTCTGGGACCGGCAGAAGGAACTGAAGGTACTGGGAGGGACGTTGAGAAAATCAGGGTCTATAGCCCAGATGAAATCGCTGGTTTCTGAGCTTCTGCAATATAAGGTGGCGCCGGAGGATCTGGAGGAGTGGGTGCCGGAGCAGGAAGGCTGCCGGCTGCTGGCCTGGAAGCTGGAGGATGTGAAAACCGTTTACAGAGGATTTGCGGATTATCTGTCGGAACGGTATCTGACGGCTGAAGAGGTTCCGGAGGTGCTCTGCGGCGTGATCGGGAAATCCCGGATT includes:
- a CDS encoding MATE family efflux transporter, which produces MNTIEKENKMGVMPIGRLLFQMSLPMIISMLIQALYNIVDSMYVSQISENALTAVSLVFPIQNLMISIAAGTGVGINALLSKSLGEKEFGKANDVARHGVVLALASSVIFAVAMFFFANPFMAMQTANADPEIFNYGVQYMQICCTLCIGVFTQITMERLLTSTGKTFYTMISQSVGAVINIILDPILIFGYFGLPKMGVAGAAAATVLGQVIGAVLALIFNLKFNKEINISLLKFRPKRAIIGGIYKIGVPSIIMQCIGSVMTFGMNLILMEFSSTAAAVFGVYFKLNSIIFMPIFGLNNGMVPIVAYNYGARHKKRIKKTVQLSVLTACCLMLIGIFCFWLIPDKLLGIFNASADMIAIGVPALRTISLSFIFAGYCIIIGSVLQALGDAVYSMINSLARQMFVLLPAAYILARLFGLSAVWWAIPIAEIVSVTLTTIFYRKVYRRKVQPLPD
- a CDS encoding class I SAM-dependent DNA methyltransferase; protein product: MDAYGSFAMVYDLFMDNVDYDGWSDYLRKLLRRYGVEDGLILELGCGTGSMTERLAEAGFDMIGVDCSGEMLEIAQEKKCESGLDILYLEQDMREFELYGTVRAVVSVCDSLNYILEDEELVKVFRLVNNYLDPGGIFLFDLNTIDKYRKIGDTTIAENREEGSFIWDNYYDEDEDINEYQLTIFLREGDGDLYRKYEEVHYQRGYELERIKELLKEAGLEFLDAFEAFTEHAPDGASERIYIAAREQGKNLQNRSD
- the hslO gene encoding Hsp33 family molecular chaperone HslO, which produces MDYIVRATAAGGQIRAFAATARGLAEKARALHNTSPVATAALGRLLTAGAMMGVMMKGDKDILTLQIKGNGPLHGITVTADSKGRVKGFVDNPEVLIHANELGKLDVSGAIGAGYLTVIKDLGLKEPYSGQIELQTGEIGDDLTYYFAVSEQVPSSVGLGVLMEKNNTVKQAGGFIVQLMPGTSEEVIEKLEMNLSQVTSVTRMLEAGYTPEQLLEQLLQGMEPEILDTIPAEFYCNCSRDRMARALISIGAKELQRLIDEGEPIELKCHFCGSAHTFLIPEIRDFLDAAGGEVKPER
- a CDS encoding NAD(+) synthase produces the protein MKQGFIKVAAATPKILVADCVENAGLIVEEIRKMENQGAKIMVLPELCMSGYTCSDLFWQGRLLDEAREGLRLVLRETRGVDALIFTGLPLEHGGKLYNAAAVLNRGRLLGVIPKKYLPNYNEFYELRHFTPGEERVEWMEWDGEKVPFGMNLLFACSMMPHLVVAAEICEDLWAPAPPSVAHALAGATVIANLSASDEMTGKDAYRKNLVASQSARLICGYIYASAGEGESSTDLVFGGQNLIAENGTVMKESRRFANEMICSELDVDRLISERRRMTTYPAADRERYVTVPFELEMVETELTRYFDPRPFVPSDRANRDKRCDEILSIQAMGLKKRLEHTLCKSAVIGISGGLDSTLALLVTARAFDLLEIPRENITAVTMPCFGTTDRTYQNACRLTQCLGATLREIDIREAVQVHFRDIGQDMEKHDVTYENAQARERTQILMDIANQTGGMVIGTGDLSELALGWATYNGDHMSMYAVNCSVPKTLVRHLVRYYADTCGDGELEEILLDVLDTPVSPELLPPKDGVISQKTEELVGPYELHDFFLYYMLRAGYAPAKIYRVARLAFRGEYDAETVLKWMKNFYRRFFTQQFKRSCLPDGPKVGSVAVSPRGDLRMPSDGCVRIWMDQMEALEATMEK
- a CDS encoding Na/Pi cotransporter family protein, with the protein product MDFFNVLSCIGGIALFLFGMTYMGEALKKCAGNQMKNFLTRMTANPMRGFMVGLLVTMVIQSSTATNVMAVSFVNSGMMALGQAVPLMIGSNLGTTVTAWLISLTSIDGASFLIQLLKPASFTAILAFIGIILYRFQSKEHKRDVGAILLGFSILMFGMTTMSGSMSGLSQIPEFMRLFDLLTNPFLGLAVGILMAGIMQSSSASVGVLQALALAGGITFESVIPLILGINIGQVLPVLISSMGTSKNAKRTAVVDLYINVIGAFIALPVYMILRSAGALPFLSAIATPVTIAICHSGYKFACAAILLPCSRLLEKLARITVRESTVQEETLLDTRLMATPSLALAQCRQRTIECIHVTNEAFTAAAGLLDQWNDKSAKLIHKAEEQVDWYQDEIESYLARLSTRSLTEAESKELSQLLHVISNYENISDHIYHMVVSFKRLWETGHSFSGDARKELEVLNGRMAKILELADECFHTEDPKVAFKIVSLEHEIIRECAHSREEHLNRLKQGLCSVSEGCVFTDILLDFERIADHLSKEARLTLVQSYKSRGTGATRFLSALLDKNPEVEERLKRSI
- a CDS encoding ACT domain-containing protein; this encodes MPPNITEREDGWRCLRMMGPLDFTLTGILAKVSAILASAGIGIFAVSTYNTDYIFTKGENFDRAIRALGEKGYKISIPCRGI
- a CDS encoding GNAT family N-acetyltransferase — protein: MMKKLSEMSNEELWQLFPIFLTEHRKEWKDWYEEEHAYLERILPPQLVKNISHVGSTSVDTIRAKPIVDILLEVVPDCDFSQIEDMLVSHGYLCMSRSGDRFSFNKGYTENGFAEKVYHLHLRREGDHDEIFFRDYLRKHPEAARDYEKLKLTLWRRYEYDRDSYTEGKTDFVRKYTRLAREEAKGSCAAVIRPARLNDAETLLGIYGPYVRNTAISFEYKVPGAEEFQKRMGKIVQKYPFLVVEEDKNIIGYAYASPFHEREAYGWSVETSIYVKQGFHGYGHGKRLYRELERILQKQHYLNMYACLAFTDQEDEYLTNASKSFHECLGFRTVGRFSRCGYKFGRWYDMIWMEKMIGVHGKLPDVVLPPQAELSNDNGGAHCM
- a CDS encoding FMN-binding protein, which produces MSSKTKIVVLHMKEVVYTAIFLVLAILMIILVFVMFSGKDKKDTAAKPAEETLYIPGVYTSTIQLNDNSFDVQVTVDANHINSIELVNLSETATVMYPLMEPTLEDIAEQIYLSQSTDNITYSDENKYTSMLLLEAIQSAIAKADAGTGAE